A window of Juglans regia cultivar Chandler chromosome 7, Walnut 2.0, whole genome shotgun sequence contains these coding sequences:
- the LOC109008218 gene encoding probable N-acetyltransferase HLS1, whose protein sequence is MSVKIASEFLPELPLTAVGNLVAVREYEERDRVAVEVLERQCEVGQQEQGKASLVTDLLGDPLCRARNLPLHIMLVAEYGEAEIVGVIRGCVKTVTRENSVYVKLAYILGLRVSPTHRKLGIGTKLVRKLEEWCKLNGAEYAYMATDCTNEASINLFTKKCAYMKFRTPTMLVQPVHAHKKAIGSGHAIVKLTQEVAESIYRAIFANSEFFPRDIDNILRNKLNLGTFMALPKKFLPKWDPKTGTLPPSFAILSVWNTKEVFKLQVKGVSALTYLCCMGTRLLDACMPWLKLPSFPDVFRQFGVYFLYGLHMGGQYASRLMKSLCAFAHNMARDDVGCGAVVAEVGQRDPVREAIPHWKRFSWAEDMWCIKKLVDAKQDASDHEKFEPSDNWIKSQSSSSVIFVDPRDF, encoded by the exons ATGTCGGTGAAGATAGCGTCCGAGTTCTTGCCAGAGCTGCCACTTACAGCAGTGGGGAACTTGGTGGCGGTGAGAGAGTatgaagagagagatagggTGGCGGTGGAAGTGTTGGAAAGACAGTGTGAAGTGGGGCAGCAGGAGCAGGGCAAGGCCTCGCTTGTCACTGACCTATTGGGCGACCCCTTATGCCGAGCCCGCAACTTGCCATTACACATCATGCTG GTCGCGGAGTATGGAGAAGCAGAGATTGTGGGGGTGATAAGAGGGTGTGTAAAAACCGTGACAAGAGAGAATTCAGTGTACGTAAAGTTGGCTTATATTCTGGGGCTACGGGTCTCCCCCACCcacag GAAGCTTGGAATTGGCACAAAACTGGTTCGAAAATTAGAAGAATGGTGCAAGCTAAATGGTGCAGAGTATGCATACATGGCCACCGACTGCACCAACGAGGCCTCTATCAATCTATTTACCAAAAAATGTGCATACATGAAATTTCGCACGCCCACCATGCTAGTGCAGCCTGTCCATGCTCACAAGAAAGCAATTGGGTCAGGCCATGCAATAGTTAAACTCACACAAGAAGTTGCTGAATCAATTTATCGTGCCATCTTTGCGAATTCAGAGTTCTTTCCTAGAGATATAGACAACATATTACGGAACAAGCTCAATCTGGGCACATTCATGGCTCTCCCCAAGAAGTTCCTTCCTAAATGGGATCCAAAAACAGGCACTCTTCCCCCAAGTTTCGCAATCCTAAGTGTGTGGAACACCAAGGAAGTGTTCAAGCTGCAAGTGAAGGGCGTGTCGGCCTTAACGTACTTATGCTGCATGGGGACTAGGTTGTTGGATGCATGTATGCCATGGCTAAAGTTGCCTTCATTTCCCGACGTTTTCAGACAATTTGGGGTGTACTTTTTGTACGGGCTACACATGGGAGGTCAATATGCATCACGTCTCATGAAGTCCCTATGTGCATTTGCACATAACATGGCTAGggatgatgttggatgtggggCCGTGGTGGCCGAGGTGGGCCAGCGGGACCCAGTTCGGGAGGCAATCCCTCATTGGAAGAGATTTTCTTGGGCCGAAGATATGTGGTGCATTAAGAAGCTTGTAGATGCGAAGCAAGATGCAAGTGATCATGAAAAATTTGAGCCATCTGATAATTGGATCAAATCCCAATCGTCTTCATCAGTGATTTTCGTTGATCCACGTGACTTttga